GTTGGGCAAGTTGAACAAATTCTATTATGAGTTGGGCATGTACCTGTGCCAATTCGATACCGGGGACGATCTTGCCGAAATGCTGTTCAACACGGCACAGGAACGCATTAAAGGGATCAAAGACATGTGCAACAACGTCAGTAGCGAAAATATGATGGACAACAAAAAGCTGGACCATTTGGAACGGATGCTGTATGAAGAGGGCACTAGGACGCATCGAATGTTCTCCGACTGGCTCCAGGAAAAATCGGTGAACATCAAATCCACGGAACTGGTTACAAATCACCGTAAACGGAAACGGGACGCCCTAGAAGGAGAAGAGGGCTCATCGCAGTCATCGCAAAGAACGTCCGTGTAAGTTTCTTTTCTTTTTAAGAATGAGGATGGCGGTAGTTTATACGATTACttttattcaattaaatttgacccATTTGATGTTCTAATAGCAGCATTTTTCTGCATGATCGCTTCGAAAATCCCCTAATGGTGGGGCTCGGCGTTTGGTGCGCCAACTTCCTGTTCCTCGGGGGTATGTGGCCAGAAGGATGGGCGATTGATCGGATCCAAAGCTTGCTGTCAAGTAAAGACAATTTGAGTAAACGATTCTTCTCGTCGGACAACTTAAAACTTACGTCTGGGAAAGCATCGCGGTAGTCCTCCATGGTCATCTGGTTGAAAGGAAGTAAAGCCTTGAGAGCGGCGATCTGGCTCTGGAAGTCCGCAATTCGGCCTTCGGATTCCTTGATAAACTTGGCAATCTCCTCGCGAACTTGCTTTTCTTGGGCTTCGACCTGAACCGTCACATTGTCGACTGGGTATGGGATCTGCAGAGTTTCATATGCCTTCTGGAACTTGTCCACCATTCCGGCGATGGGGACATTCTTCTGGTAGTAGGCCCAATCCACTTTTGGTGGCGACTCGGGATTAGCCACAACGCTGAAATTGAGAAATT
The nucleotide sequence above comes from Armigeres subalbatus isolate Guangzhou_Male chromosome 3, GZ_Asu_2, whole genome shotgun sequence. Encoded proteins:
- the LOC134227743 gene encoding ATP synthase subunit d, mitochondrial; its protein translation is MASRRIAQSSVNWSALAERVPSNQKTNLTAFKSMSDKYLRSVVANPESPPKVDWAYYQKNVPIAGMVDKFQKAYETLQIPYPVDNVTVQVEAQEKQVREEIAKFIKESEGRIADFQSQIAALKALLPFNQMTMEDYRDAFPDQALDPINRPSFWPHTPEEQEVGAPNAEPHH
- the LOC134227741 gene encoding DNA replication complex GINS protein PSF3 is translated as MNKPSYFPNYYSIDDVMATQERMPSRALNELFQMGFLDLSSEKTGNLMANQQVELPLWYLLQTDDRSRYFSLIVPEIFTAAYKEIYKADASYVELGKLNKFYYELGMYLCQFDTGDDLAEMLFNTAQERIKGIKDMCNNVSSENMMDNKKLDHLERMLYEEGTRTHRMFSDWLQEKSVNIKSTELVTNHRKRKRDALEGEEGSSQSSQRTSV